From a region of the Catalinimonas alkaloidigena genome:
- a CDS encoding 6-bladed beta-propeller: protein MQTSATTRRSFLKLGATLTTGTCLAPGWAAAASPVLPKSSRPPAPDVIGHGDFRYRVHRNWGALDAARTPVINCHEMVQDRKGRLLMITDEPKNNIIIYDRSGKLLATWTLQLPGGHGLTLADEGDGEVLWLCDPQEGKVLKTTLAGKSIRTLPTPHELGLYTQDMPYKPTETAVAPNGDVYVADGYGSQFVLQFDAQGHFLRHFGGKGNDDAQFDTVHGVTIDTRQGAPTLLCTSRVHNAFKRFTLAGEYLETIFLPGAFVCRPVIDGDTLYAGVCWSRLRYLNQTPDSGFVTILDRQNRVVSNPGGTPPRYDGDELQLMVQAQPVFKHCHDVCVDRDQNLYVCQWNADHTYPIMLERI, encoded by the coding sequence ATGCAAACCTCCGCCACCACCCGCCGCTCTTTCCTCAAACTTGGAGCTACCCTGACGACCGGCACCTGCCTGGCCCCCGGTTGGGCCGCGGCTGCCTCGCCCGTGCTCCCGAAGTCTTCTCGTCCCCCGGCCCCGGACGTCATCGGCCACGGCGACTTTCGCTACCGGGTACACCGGAACTGGGGCGCGCTCGACGCCGCACGCACGCCGGTGATCAACTGCCATGAAATGGTTCAGGACCGCAAGGGCCGTTTGCTGATGATCACCGACGAGCCCAAAAACAACATCATTATTTATGACCGCTCCGGCAAGCTCCTCGCCACCTGGACGTTGCAACTGCCCGGGGGGCACGGCCTGACGCTCGCTGACGAAGGCGATGGGGAAGTACTGTGGCTGTGCGATCCGCAAGAGGGGAAAGTGCTCAAAACCACGCTGGCAGGAAAATCGATTCGTACGCTGCCTACTCCGCACGAGCTGGGCCTCTACACGCAAGACATGCCCTACAAGCCGACCGAAACGGCCGTCGCGCCGAACGGCGACGTGTACGTGGCCGACGGATACGGTTCGCAGTTTGTGTTGCAGTTCGATGCCCAGGGTCATTTCCTCCGGCACTTTGGTGGCAAAGGCAACGACGATGCACAGTTCGACACCGTGCACGGCGTCACGATCGACACACGTCAGGGCGCCCCGACACTACTCTGTACTTCGCGCGTGCACAATGCCTTTAAACGCTTTACCCTGGCGGGTGAGTACCTGGAGACGATTTTTCTGCCAGGTGCTTTTGTGTGCAGACCGGTCATCGACGGCGACACGCTTTACGCCGGCGTCTGCTGGTCGCGCCTGCGGTACCTGAACCAAACGCCCGACAGCGGGTTTGTGACCATTCTCGACCGGCAGAACCGCGTGGTGTCCAACCCCGGTGGCACGCCCCCCCGCTACGACGGGGACGAACTGCAACTCATGGTGCAGGCCCAACCCGTTTTCAAACATTGCCACGACGTATGCGTCGACCGGGACCAGAATCTGTACGTCTGCCAGTGGAACGCCGATCATACGTACCCCATCATGCTGGAACGGATCTAA
- a CDS encoding beta-N-acetylhexosaminidase translates to MIRTHLITRAFWSAFLLAFSVSCATQTTSEQVTTDLSQAPLIPKPASVQATHRAFLLTENSAVYYQEGHPDVKAIADHLAQQLQSLTGRAPEVRPTADAPDAGHLYLTLSADATPLGEEGYELTIAEEGIHLRANQPAGLFYGVQTLRQLLPPTREGTTPLSLATGTIRDVPTYAYRGSMLDVSRHFLGMDDVKQYLDWLASYKMNVLHLHLSDDQGWRIEIKSWPNLTAHGGSTEVGGGEGGFFTQAQYQELVDYARQRYITLVPEIDMPGHTNAALASYPELNCNGKAPELYTGTEVGFSTFCTDKDVTYQFIDDVVRELAALTPGPYLHIGGDESHVTKMEDYIPFVNKVQAIVQKHGKQVIGWDEIAHASLVPGAIVQSWANVENTTNAVRQGGRVILSPASKAYLDMQYDSTTTLGLHWAGYIEVDSAYAWDPATLMPGVGQESILGVEAPLWTETIEDLQDVEYMVFPRLPGYAEIGWTPAKLRNWDDYKARLAQHAPRWQAMDIQYYPSRLVEWPQ, encoded by the coding sequence ATGATCCGTACACACCTTATTACCCGGGCCTTTTGGTCCGCCTTTCTGCTGGCCTTTTCGGTTTCCTGCGCTACGCAGACCACTTCCGAACAGGTGACGACCGACCTTTCGCAGGCACCGCTGATCCCCAAACCCGCGTCGGTCCAGGCGACCCACCGGGCGTTTCTGCTGACCGAAAACAGCGCGGTCTATTACCAGGAAGGCCATCCTGACGTAAAAGCCATTGCCGACCACCTCGCACAACAACTGCAATCCCTGACGGGCCGAGCCCCGGAAGTACGCCCCACCGCCGATGCCCCCGACGCCGGACACCTTTACCTCACGCTGAGCGCCGATGCTACCCCGCTGGGCGAAGAGGGGTACGAACTGACGATTGCCGAAGAGGGCATCCACCTGCGGGCCAACCAACCGGCCGGTTTGTTTTATGGTGTTCAGACCCTGCGGCAATTGTTGCCACCCACCCGCGAAGGCACCACGCCGCTCTCGCTGGCTACCGGCACCATTCGTGACGTGCCGACCTACGCCTACCGCGGCTCCATGCTGGACGTCAGTCGCCACTTCCTGGGTATGGACGACGTAAAACAGTACCTGGACTGGCTGGCGTCTTACAAAATGAACGTACTGCACCTCCACCTTTCCGACGATCAGGGCTGGCGCATCGAAATCAAATCGTGGCCCAACCTGACGGCACACGGCGGCAGCACCGAGGTGGGCGGCGGCGAAGGCGGTTTCTTCACCCAGGCACAGTACCAGGAACTGGTCGATTACGCACGGCAGCGTTACATTACCCTGGTGCCTGAAATCGACATGCCGGGCCACACCAATGCGGCGCTGGCCTCTTATCCCGAGCTGAACTGCAACGGCAAAGCGCCCGAACTCTACACCGGGACGGAAGTGGGCTTCAGTACCTTCTGCACCGACAAAGACGTGACGTACCAGTTCATCGACGATGTGGTGCGCGAACTGGCCGCCCTCACTCCAGGCCCGTACCTGCACATCGGCGGCGACGAGTCGCACGTTACGAAGATGGAGGACTACATTCCGTTCGTCAACAAAGTGCAGGCTATTGTGCAAAAGCACGGCAAACAGGTGATCGGCTGGGATGAAATCGCCCACGCCAGCCTGGTACCCGGTGCCATTGTGCAGTCGTGGGCCAACGTCGAAAACACCACCAATGCCGTTCGGCAGGGGGGCCGGGTCATTCTTTCGCCCGCCTCCAAAGCTTACCTCGACATGCAATACGATTCTACCACCACGCTGGGGCTACACTGGGCCGGTTACATCGAAGTCGACAGCGCGTACGCCTGGGACCCCGCCACCCTGATGCCCGGCGTCGGGCAGGAGTCGATTCTGGGAGTAGAAGCCCCTTTGTGGACCGAAACCATTGAGGATCTGCAAGATGTAGAATACATGGTGTTTCCCCGCCTGCCGGGCTACGCGGAAATCGGCTGGACGCCGGCGAAGTTGCGCAACTGGGACGACTACAAGGCACGGCTGGCCCAACACGCACCACGCTGGCAAGCCATGGACATTCAGTACTATCCCTCCCGGTTGGTCGAGTGGCCACAGTAG